In Halorhabdus tiamatea SARL4B, a genomic segment contains:
- the gyrB gene encoding DNA topoisomerase (ATP-hydrolyzing) subunit B: MSDDNDYGAGQIQVLEGLQAVRKRPAMYIGSTDTRGLHHLVYEVVDNAIDEALAGHCDTIAVTMHDDGSVSVVDDGRGIPIDTHEEYDRPAVEVIMTVLHAGGKFDNKSYQVSGGLHGVGVSVVNALSAKLEVEVRREGSVWKQTFDHGAPADDLTEIEALEDSSETGTSIRFWPDGDIFETTDFQFSTLENRLRELAFLNSGVEITLADERDQRRETFQYDGGIREFVEYLNETKDPLHDGVIYFEDESEGVQVEVALQATTELQGSIHAFANNINTREGGTHLTGFKTALTRVVNDYATDNDLLSDIEETLKGEDIREGMTAVISVKHPDPQFEGQTKTKLGNSEVRGVVESAMHQNLGTYFEEHPDVAGAIVRKAVEAAKARKAAQKAEELTRRKSALESTALPGKLADCQTKEPSEAELFIAEGDSAGGSAKQARNPEFQAVLPIRGKILNVEKHRLDRILENDQIRNIITALGTGVGDEFDIDELRYEKIIFATDADVDGAHIRTLLLTFFYRHMRPLLENGHIYAARPPLYRIRYRGETYDAMTDAERDEIIEEKCDGNPTQIQRFKGLGEMNPKQLWDTTMNPENRFLKQITIDDAAAADKMFSVLMGDAVEPRKQFIKENSPEANWVDI; this comes from the coding sequence ATGAGTGACGACAACGACTATGGGGCCGGCCAGATTCAGGTCCTGGAGGGCCTACAGGCCGTCAGGAAACGGCCGGCGATGTACATCGGTTCTACCGACACCAGGGGATTGCATCACCTCGTCTACGAGGTGGTCGACAACGCCATCGACGAGGCGCTCGCGGGACACTGTGACACGATCGCTGTCACCATGCACGACGACGGGTCCGTCTCGGTAGTAGACGACGGGCGCGGCATTCCGATCGACACCCACGAAGAATACGACCGGCCGGCCGTCGAGGTCATCATGACCGTCCTGCACGCCGGCGGGAAGTTCGACAACAAGTCATATCAGGTCTCGGGTGGCCTCCACGGCGTCGGCGTCTCGGTCGTCAACGCGCTCTCAGCGAAACTCGAAGTCGAAGTTCGCCGGGAGGGCAGCGTCTGGAAGCAGACGTTCGATCACGGCGCGCCCGCAGACGACCTCACGGAGATCGAGGCGCTCGAAGATTCGTCGGAGACGGGCACGTCGATTCGATTCTGGCCCGACGGCGACATCTTCGAGACGACAGATTTCCAGTTTTCGACGCTCGAAAACCGCCTTCGGGAACTCGCCTTTCTCAATTCCGGCGTCGAGATCACACTCGCAGACGAGCGAGACCAGCGCCGGGAAACCTTCCAGTACGACGGCGGGATTCGGGAGTTCGTCGAGTACTTAAACGAGACGAAAGACCCCCTGCACGACGGGGTCATCTACTTCGAAGACGAGAGCGAGGGCGTCCAGGTCGAGGTCGCCCTCCAGGCGACCACCGAGTTGCAGGGCTCGATTCATGCCTTCGCGAACAACATCAACACCCGCGAGGGCGGGACACACCTAACCGGGTTCAAAACGGCCTTGACTCGGGTCGTCAACGACTACGCCACCGACAACGACCTCCTCTCGGACATCGAGGAGACGCTCAAGGGCGAGGACATCCGCGAGGGGATGACGGCGGTCATCTCGGTCAAGCACCCTGACCCGCAGTTCGAAGGCCAGACCAAGACCAAACTCGGCAACAGCGAGGTCCGGGGCGTCGTCGAGAGCGCGATGCACCAGAATTTGGGGACGTACTTCGAGGAGCACCCGGACGTCGCGGGGGCGATCGTCCGGAAGGCTGTCGAGGCCGCCAAGGCCCGCAAGGCCGCCCAGAAGGCCGAGGAGCTCACCCGTCGAAAGAGCGCCCTCGAGTCGACAGCGCTGCCCGGGAAGCTGGCGGACTGCCAGACGAAAGAACCCAGCGAGGCCGAGCTGTTTATCGCCGAGGGGGACAGCGCCGGCGGCAGTGCCAAGCAGGCGAGAAATCCGGAATTTCAGGCTGTCCTGCCGATCCGCGGGAAGATCCTCAACGTCGAGAAACACCGCCTCGACCGGATCTTAGAGAACGACCAGATCCGCAACATCATCACCGCGCTGGGGACCGGCGTCGGCGACGAGTTCGATATCGACGAGCTCCGCTACGAGAAGATCATCTTCGCGACTGACGCCGACGTCGACGGGGCACACATCCGGACGCTGTTGCTCACGTTCTTCTATCGGCACATGCGACCGCTACTGGAGAACGGGCACATCTACGCCGCCCGCCCGCCGCTGTATCGGATCCGGTATCGCGGCGAGACCTACGACGCGATGACCGACGCCGAGCGCGACGAGATCATCGAGGAGAAGTGCGACGGCAACCCCACCCAGATCCAGCGGTTCAAGGGCCTGGGCGAGATGAATCCCAAGCAACTCTGGGACACGACCATGAATCCCGAGAACCGCTTTTTGAAGCAGATCACGATCGACGACGCCGCGGCCGCCGACAAGATGTTCTCGGTGCTGATGGGCGACGCCGTCGAACCGCGCAAGCAGTTCATCAAGGAGAATTCGCCGGAAGCTAACTGGGTCGATATATGA
- the gyrA gene encoding DNA gyrase subunit A, translated as MSSDLPDSPEVSADAARVEHVRVEDEMEQSYIDYAMSVIAGRALPDVRDGLKPVHRRILYAMHEMGVSSGSSHRKSSSIVGETMGDYHPHGDSAIYDTLVRMAQDFSMRYPLVDGQGNFGSMDGDPAAAMRYTEARMAPVAEELLEDLEKDTVDFGANYDDRLEEPEVLPAAFPNLLVNGSSGIAVGMSTNIPPHNLGEVIDATVHLIDNPDAEVTDLMEYVKGPDFPTGANIVGKNAIHSAYATGRGRLTVRADYEIDEMESGRPRIVITEIPFQENKARMVERIADDVNEGIIEGVSDLRDESDRDGVRIVIECKRGANVDVVENQLLDHHLESTFGVINLALVDGEPRVLTLKETLEEYVAHRKEVVRRRSEYDLAEAEDRAHILEGRLRALENVDDVVDLIQDSADRDEAKAALEESFDFSTEQAQHIVRMQLGSLTSMEAAEIEDEYEDVQAEIERLETILDDESELLGVIKDELRAIKEEYDDDRRTSIVEDDGTVTREDLIPEEECLVVVTEDDYIKRMPADRFDAQHRGGKGIIGADPKEGDRVSTVFRANTHDYLLAFTNHGQVYRLKTYEIPEMSRTARGKSAVNLIDFDDGEEITAVVNTDEFDDDEYVTMATRDGYVKRTCSSAFENVLSTGIIAAKLEDGDELVDAVVTDGDSDLVIATEDGMTIRFDESEVREMGRTARGVRGIDLQDGDSVAGIVATDEHDDRALLTVTERGYGKRTPLSEYRTQSRYGKGLIDIKTGDRNGSVTAANTVADDDHVIVMSAAGQIMRCPVEDVSTVGRNTMGVTIMDVAVDDTVASVDVIPGTVIEDS; from the coding sequence ATGAGTTCGGATCTACCCGACAGCCCGGAGGTGTCCGCCGACGCCGCGCGCGTCGAGCACGTCCGGGTCGAAGACGAGATGGAGCAGAGTTACATCGACTACGCGATGAGTGTCATCGCCGGGCGCGCCCTCCCGGACGTTCGTGACGGCCTCAAGCCCGTCCACCGGCGCATCCTCTATGCGATGCACGAGATGGGTGTCTCGAGTGGCTCCTCTCATCGCAAGTCCTCCTCGATCGTCGGGGAGACGATGGGTGATTACCACCCCCACGGCGACAGCGCGATCTACGACACGCTCGTGCGGATGGCCCAGGACTTCTCGATGCGGTATCCACTGGTCGACGGCCAGGGGAACTTCGGGTCGATGGACGGCGATCCGGCGGCGGCGATGCGCTACACGGAGGCCCGGATGGCCCCCGTCGCCGAGGAGTTGCTCGAGGACTTAGAGAAGGACACCGTCGACTTCGGGGCCAACTACGACGACCGACTCGAAGAACCCGAGGTTCTGCCCGCTGCCTTCCCGAACCTGCTGGTGAACGGGTCTTCGGGGATCGCCGTCGGGATGAGTACGAACATCCCGCCGCACAACCTCGGCGAGGTCATCGACGCAACCGTCCACCTGATCGACAACCCCGACGCCGAGGTGACCGATCTCATGGAGTACGTCAAGGGGCCGGACTTCCCGACCGGCGCAAACATCGTCGGGAAGAACGCGATCCACTCCGCCTACGCCACGGGCCGTGGTCGGCTCACCGTCCGCGCCGACTACGAGATCGACGAGATGGAATCAGGGCGACCCCGGATCGTGATCACGGAGATCCCCTTCCAGGAGAACAAGGCCCGTATGGTCGAGCGGATCGCCGACGACGTCAACGAAGGGATCATCGAGGGCGTCTCGGACCTCCGGGACGAGTCCGACCGGGACGGCGTCCGGATCGTCATCGAGTGCAAACGTGGTGCGAACGTCGACGTCGTCGAGAACCAGTTGCTCGATCACCACCTCGAATCGACCTTCGGCGTCATCAACCTCGCCTTGGTCGACGGCGAACCCCGCGTGCTCACCCTGAAAGAGACTCTCGAGGAGTACGTCGCCCACCGCAAAGAGGTCGTTCGCCGGCGCTCGGAGTACGATCTCGCCGAGGCCGAAGATCGCGCACACATTCTGGAAGGGCGTCTGAGAGCCCTGGAGAACGTCGACGATGTCGTCGATTTGATTCAAGATTCCGCGGACCGCGACGAAGCAAAGGCCGCTCTCGAAGAGTCGTTCGACTTCTCGACCGAGCAGGCCCAACATATCGTTCGAATGCAACTGGGCAGCCTCACGTCGATGGAAGCCGCCGAGATCGAAGACGAGTACGAGGACGTCCAGGCCGAGATCGAACGCCTAGAGACGATCCTCGACGACGAGAGCGAGTTGCTCGGCGTCATCAAGGACGAACTCCGGGCCATCAAAGAGGAGTACGACGACGACCGCCGGACGAGCATCGTCGAGGACGACGGCACGGTCACTCGCGAGGACCTCATCCCGGAGGAGGAGTGTCTCGTCGTCGTCACCGAGGACGACTACATCAAGCGGATGCCCGCCGACCGCTTCGACGCCCAGCACCGCGGCGGCAAGGGCATCATCGGGGCGGATCCCAAGGAAGGCGATCGCGTCTCGACGGTCTTCCGGGCGAACACCCACGACTATCTGCTCGCCTTCACGAACCACGGCCAGGTTTACCGGCTCAAGACCTACGAGATCCCGGAGATGTCCCGGACCGCTCGCGGGAAATCCGCCGTCAACCTCATCGACTTCGACGACGGCGAGGAGATCACGGCCGTCGTCAACACCGACGAGTTCGACGACGACGAGTACGTCACGATGGCGACCCGCGACGGGTACGTCAAACGGACGTGTTCGTCGGCGTTCGAGAACGTCCTCTCGACGGGGATCATCGCCGCGAAACTCGAAGACGGCGACGAACTCGTCGACGCCGTCGTGACCGACGGCGACAGCGACCTCGTGATCGCCACCGAGGACGGCATGACGATCCGCTTCGACGAGAGCGAGGTCCGCGAGATGGGCCGGACCGCCCGGGGCGTCCGGGGGATCGACCTGCAGGACGGCGACAGTGTGGCAGGGATCGTCGCGACCGACGAGCACGACGACCGGGCACTCCTGACGGTCACCGAGCGAGGGTACGGCAAGCGAACGCCCCTCTCGGAGTATCGCACCCAATCCCGGTACGGGAAGGGGCTCATCGACATCAAGACCGGTGATCGCAACGGGTCGGTCACGGCCGCCAACACCGTCGCCGACGACGATCACGTCATCGTGATGAGTGCCGCCGGCCAGATCATGCGGTGTCCGGTCGAAGACGTCTCGACGGTCGGCCGCAACACGATGGGCGTCACGATCATGGACGTTGCTGTGGATGACACCGTCGCCAGTGTCGACGTGATCCCCGGGACAGTGATCGAGGACTCGTAG
- a CDS encoding DUF211 domain-containing protein: MMSSIRRLVLDLLKPNEIENVEFARTLAGLDGVDGTNVSLLESDKDVQNLKITIEGENIDSDVVTTAVEDLGGTVHSVDEVVCGDRMVEESSTHQD, from the coding sequence ATGATGAGTTCCATCAGACGGCTGGTTCTCGATCTGCTGAAACCCAACGAGATAGAGAACGTCGAGTTCGCACGGACGCTCGCCGGCCTCGACGGCGTCGACGGGACGAACGTCTCGTTGCTCGAGTCCGATAAGGATGTCCAGAATCTCAAGATCACGATCGAGGGTGAGAACATCGACAGTGACGTCGTCACGACGGCGGTCGAGGATCTCGGTGGGACGGTCCACTCGGTCGACGAAGTCGTCTGTGGCGATCGCATGGTCGAGGAAAGCTCGACCCATCAGGACTGA
- a CDS encoding VIT1/CCC1 transporter family protein yields MSSKLADLRETLEDESVRSISRRYFISNGFDGTLTAIGIIVGSFLGGSQSSMEIVRVVVGGTVGLAASGVWSVWEIERAEKLAELKRVEEKMLTGLEGTELHDRKGDARKVNAVMSGLGPTIGMLLPIVPYFFVGVALSMFWATVIGVLIGVGLLFVFGAYMGNLSDQNWVIAGLRTGVVGLVVGGINIVLPG; encoded by the coding sequence GTGTCGTCGAAACTGGCCGATCTTCGGGAAACCCTCGAAGACGAGTCGGTCCGGTCGATCTCCCGTCGGTATTTCATTTCAAACGGGTTCGACGGAACACTGACAGCGATCGGTATCATCGTCGGGTCGTTCCTCGGCGGGAGCCAATCGAGCATGGAGATCGTGCGGGTCGTCGTCGGCGGGACCGTCGGGCTGGCCGCCTCCGGCGTCTGGAGCGTCTGGGAGATCGAACGCGCCGAGAAACTCGCCGAGCTCAAGCGCGTCGAGGAGAAGATGCTCACTGGGCTGGAGGGAACGGAGCTACACGACCGGAAAGGAGACGCCCGGAAGGTCAACGCCGTGATGAGCGGACTCGGCCCGACGATCGGGATGCTGCTTCCGATCGTCCCCTATTTCTTCGTCGGAGTGGCGCTGTCGATGTTCTGGGCGACAGTCATCGGTGTCCTGATCGGCGTCGGCCTCCTGTTCGTCTTCGGCGCGTACATGGGCAACCTCTCGGATCAGAACTGGGTGATTGCCGGCCTCAGAACTGGCGTCGTCGGGCTCGTCGTCGGCGGAATCAACATCGTCCTGCCCGGGTGA
- a CDS encoding RNA-binding protein, with amino-acid sequence MNVKSRHHLRADAISEIEDALAEGLGVELDADTYEKVSFEDSDWEVVLVEGEPAVFYVSDDESPDATDDPFLTVRGANEYPPAENVVTVDSGAISFVSDGADVMRPGIVDADESIESGDLVVISEETHGKILAVGRARIAGTEMLGDEGKVVDTIHHVGDDLYEFSG; translated from the coding sequence ATGAACGTCAAATCCCGCCACCACCTCCGGGCCGACGCGATCAGCGAGATCGAAGACGCACTCGCCGAGGGGCTGGGCGTCGAACTCGACGCGGACACCTACGAGAAGGTCAGCTTCGAGGACAGTGACTGGGAGGTCGTCCTCGTCGAAGGCGAACCCGCAGTCTTCTACGTCTCAGACGACGAATCGCCGGACGCGACGGACGATCCGTTTCTCACCGTCCGGGGCGCGAACGAGTACCCACCCGCCGAGAACGTCGTCACAGTCGATTCCGGGGCGATCTCGTTCGTCTCCGACGGGGCAGACGTGATGCGTCCTGGCATCGTCGACGCCGACGAGTCGATCGAAAGCGGCGATCTCGTGGTCATCAGCGAGGAGACCCACGGCAAGATCCTGGCTGTCGGGCGCGCACGCATCGCCGGCACCGAGATGCTCGGCGACGAGGGCAAGGTGGTAGACACGATCCATCACGTCGGCGACGACCTCTACGAGTTTTCGGGGTAG
- a CDS encoding RNB domain-containing ribonuclease gives MTAQQDDEQAAAGTPEGQGPVEIDEELARHLENKREELFEKFEIPDGFPPEVLEEAEEATTDYREDIADAIDERRDLREMTTWTTDPIDAQDFDDAISIEHREDEIVLWVHIADVTHYVNPETAMWDSAVERANTVYLPGYTVHMLPPILAETVCSLVPNEDRLAHTVEMHLDPENLGYENIEIYKSVIRSDARLTYTEAERLLEEPETAEDVLEDQSVDLAEKTQQVWELADRMHEQRKADGSLVLNPRRDRAHTIIEECMLKANKAVTHVLMWDRGVEAMYRVHPQPSPEEWNEALQEIQDLDGVSIPGGAWDDPRQAVNATLEDAPKRQLDKIQWAVMKVMPRAKYMNDPFGGHHALNFEIYGHFTSPIRRLSDLINHWIVHTNDVPEDLLKLCDRASDKQKDAEQCEREYKQFLEEVGLDPAAVNNRGIEVIDSDGPDRTE, from the coding sequence ATGACCGCCCAGCAGGACGACGAGCAGGCCGCCGCGGGCACCCCCGAGGGGCAAGGCCCCGTCGAGATCGACGAGGAACTCGCCCGCCATCTCGAGAACAAACGCGAGGAACTCTTCGAGAAGTTCGAGATTCCGGACGGATTCCCGCCCGAAGTCTTAGAAGAGGCCGAGGAAGCGACGACGGACTACAGGGAGGATATCGCCGACGCCATCGACGAGCGCCGGGACCTCCGGGAGATGACGACCTGGACGACCGACCCGATCGACGCCCAGGACTTCGACGACGCGATCTCGATCGAGCACCGCGAGGACGAGATCGTGCTGTGGGTCCACATCGCCGACGTGACTCACTACGTGAACCCGGAGACTGCGATGTGGGACTCGGCCGTCGAGCGGGCGAACACCGTCTATCTACCGGGCTACACCGTCCACATGTTGCCGCCGATTCTCGCCGAGACGGTCTGCTCGCTGGTCCCCAACGAGGACCGTCTCGCTCACACCGTCGAGATGCACCTCGATCCCGAAAATCTGGGGTACGAAAACATCGAGATCTACAAGTCCGTCATCCGAAGCGACGCGCGACTCACCTACACCGAGGCCGAGCGCCTGCTCGAGGAACCCGAGACGGCCGAAGACGTCCTCGAGGACCAGTCGGTCGACCTCGCCGAGAAGACCCAGCAAGTGTGGGAACTGGCCGATCGGATGCACGAGCAACGCAAGGCAGACGGCTCGCTCGTGTTGAATCCCCGGCGCGATCGCGCGCACACGATCATCGAGGAGTGTATGCTCAAGGCCAACAAGGCCGTCACGCACGTCCTGATGTGGGATCGGGGCGTCGAGGCGATGTACCGCGTTCACCCCCAGCCGTCCCCGGAGGAGTGGAACGAGGCCCTCCAGGAGATCCAGGACCTCGATGGCGTCTCGATCCCGGGCGGTGCCTGGGACGACCCGAGACAGGCCGTCAACGCAACGCTCGAGGACGCGCCCAAGCGCCAACTCGACAAGATTCAGTGGGCCGTGATGAAGGTGATGCCGCGCGCGAAGTACATGAACGACCCCTTCGGTGGCCACCACGCGCTCAACTTCGAGATTTACGGCCACTTCACGTCGCCGATCCGGCGACTCTCAGACCTCATCAACCACTGGATCGTCCACACTAACGACGTCCCCGAGGACCTCCTCAAGCTGTGTGATCGTGCCAGCGACAAACAGAAAGACGCCGAGCAGTGCGAACGCGAGTACAAGCAGTTCTTAGAGGAGGTCGGTCTCGACCCGGCGGCTGTCAACAACCGCGGGATCGAGGTCATCGACTCAGACGGCCCCGATCGCACTGAGTGA
- a CDS encoding IS5 family transposase, producing MEVDILDFVEQCRHLVKQALGKHAGEPASGGFARWKHVVLHCFRLEEDHSYRETPNRLEYMAEIRDVLDLDRDDLPDYSTIYKSFDRLKMWVWRALLRVSAQQHPQSGHAALDSTFFDRRSASSYYRQRSGSNVQTLKVTTLTDTESLAVLDVQCHAQWRHDTKTGPQIVRRNADDLHTVAADNGFQDWHTEYEITALDLDYLVHYRGSSLMATANNALIRSKGYSQRWMAETSYSTTKRSLGDAVRALGWYRQFREIVLMFAITNIESLCEPL from the coding sequence ATGGAAGTCGATATCCTCGACTTCGTTGAACAGTGTCGGCACCTAGTCAAACAAGCGTTGGGGAAGCACGCGGGCGAGCCCGCCAGCGGCGGGTTCGCCCGCTGGAAGCACGTTGTTCTGCACTGTTTTCGGCTCGAAGAAGACCATAGCTACCGCGAAACGCCGAATCGGCTGGAATACATGGCTGAGATTCGTGACGTACTCGACTTAGATCGAGACGACCTCCCAGACTACAGCACGATTTACAAGTCGTTCGATCGGCTGAAAATGTGGGTGTGGCGGGCGCTGCTGCGCGTTTCAGCGCAGCAGCACCCGCAGTCTGGACATGCAGCACTTGACAGCACGTTCTTCGACCGCCGCTCAGCTTCGTCGTACTACCGCCAGCGGTCGGGAAGTAACGTACAGACACTGAAAGTGACGACACTAACCGATACGGAGTCACTTGCCGTTCTCGATGTGCAGTGTCACGCCCAATGGAGGCATGATACGAAGACTGGTCCGCAGATCGTCCGCCGGAACGCGGACGATCTGCATACTGTCGCCGCCGATAACGGGTTCCAAGACTGGCACACCGAATACGAGATTACTGCACTGGATCTCGACTATCTCGTTCACTATCGCGGTTCGTCGCTGATGGCAACCGCGAACAACGCGCTCATCCGGTCAAAAGGCTACTCTCAGCGCTGGATGGCAGAAACATCCTACTCGACAACAAAGCGCTCGCTCGGCGATGCCGTGCGAGCGCTTGGCTGGTATCGACAGTTCCGGGAAATCGTCCTGATGTTCGCCATTACGAACATAGAATCGCTTTGTGAGCCACTCTAA
- a CDS encoding phytoene/squalene synthase family protein gives MTRRSVKTSKEIHRRTGKTFYVATRLLPERIREATYALYAFFRIADDVVDRPDPPDDQTQRQHLEAIRDAAKGKSPPEGVLSETDREVLSTFRSLSEGADIDPAEVDVFIDAMAQDIERSRYESYDELRGYMRGSAAAVGNMMLSVMDVPERDQAKPHARSLAEAFQLTNFVRDVREDICEYDRVYLPEETLDRYGVTEEQLRQGEMTDDVAAVVRTELHRTESLYRHGVAGIRYLPEDCQFAVLLSAVLYADHHRKIRQLGYDVLHGDASLSMTRRLWLVARTWYHWRRTHEPEATFYAASAIPENGPTTSHPDPQLRPEHAI, from the coding sequence ATGACACGCCGATCCGTCAAAACGAGCAAGGAGATTCACCGGCGGACCGGGAAGACGTTTTACGTCGCCACCCGATTGCTCCCCGAGCGAATCCGCGAAGCGACCTACGCACTGTATGCGTTTTTCCGGATCGCCGACGATGTCGTCGACCGGCCGGACCCACCGGACGACCAGACGCAGCGACAGCATCTCGAAGCGATCCGGGACGCGGCGAAGGGGAAGAGCCCTCCCGAGGGCGTCCTCTCAGAGACGGACCGCGAGGTCCTCTCGACGTTCCGGTCGCTGTCCGAGGGGGCCGACATCGACCCAGCGGAGGTCGACGTCTTCATCGACGCGATGGCCCAGGACATCGAACGGTCGCGCTACGAGTCCTATGATGAGCTACGGGGGTACATGCGCGGGTCCGCGGCCGCCGTCGGGAACATGATGCTGTCGGTCATGGACGTCCCCGAGCGCGACCAGGCGAAACCCCACGCCAGGTCACTCGCCGAGGCCTTCCAGTTGACGAATTTCGTCCGTGACGTCCGCGAGGACATCTGTGAGTACGACCGCGTCTACCTGCCCGAAGAGACGCTGGACCGCTACGGCGTGACCGAGGAACAACTCCGGCAGGGTGAGATGACCGACGATGTCGCTGCAGTCGTCCGAACTGAACTCCACCGGACTGAATCGCTGTATCGCCACGGGGTCGCGGGCATCCGGTATCTTCCCGAGGACTGTCAGTTCGCCGTCTTGCTCTCGGCCGTGTTGTACGCCGACCACCACCGGAAGATCCGCCAGCTCGGGTACGACGTCCTTCATGGAGACGCGTCGCTTTCGATGACCCGGCGGCTGTGGCTGGTGGCTCGGACCTGGTATCACTGGCGACGAACGCACGAACCCGAGGCGACGTTCTACGCGGCGAGTGCGATCCCGGAGAACGGACCGACGACCAGTCATCCGGATCCACAACTGCGGCCGGAACACGCGATCTGA
- a CDS encoding cell division protein SepF, with protein MGLMSKILGGTGASRRTDDYVELDAGDAETAAPKADTEVRIARIGDKQDVIEIKDAVYDGDIVLADITRHTTQDRTMEHITDELKQVANEVGGDIVQKDDDQLIITPSGVAVNRERLGR; from the coding sequence ATGGGACTGATGAGCAAAATTCTGGGGGGCACAGGTGCCTCTCGCCGGACGGACGATTACGTCGAACTCGACGCCGGCGACGCCGAAACGGCCGCTCCCAAGGCTGATACGGAAGTACGGATCGCACGGATCGGTGACAAACAGGACGTCATCGAGATCAAAGACGCCGTCTACGACGGCGACATCGTCCTCGCGGATATCACCCGCCACACGACCCAGGACCGGACGATGGAACACATCACCGACGAACTCAAACAGGTCGCAAACGAGGTCGGCGGCGACATCGTCCAGAAAGACGACGATCAACTCATCATCACGCCTTCGGGCGTGGCCGTCAACCGCGAACGACTCGGGCGGTAG
- a CDS encoding DUF5611 family protein has translation MREYKMRRGEYLEDRIADMEDTVEEYFGPISGTESYNDTDLLVVEDPDNPVFDRVTVGRVPYGSKKDKLALDIEERPAEDVIAEGHVEAAEDAVTVKNDFLEMATGRDAKARRDSMKRSVEDDADKPDSV, from the coding sequence ATGCGAGAGTACAAGATGCGACGCGGCGAGTATCTCGAAGACAGAATTGCGGACATGGAAGACACAGTCGAGGAGTATTTCGGCCCGATTTCGGGAACGGAATCGTACAACGATACGGACCTTCTGGTCGTCGAAGACCCCGATAACCCGGTTTTCGACCGCGTCACCGTCGGACGAGTGCCCTACGGGAGCAAGAAAGACAAACTCGCCCTCGACATCGAGGAGCGACCCGCCGAAGACGTCATCGCGGAGGGCCACGTTGAGGCTGCCGAAGACGCTGTCACCGTCAAAAACGACTTTCTGGAGATGGCGACAGGCCGGGACGCCAAGGCGCGGCGCGATTCGATGAAACGGTCGGTCGAAGACGACGCGGACAAACCCGACTCAGTCTGA